The window GGGTTAGAACTGTCAAACCAAATATTACATGATGATGGAAGTGGAAGATAGGAAGAATGAGGGggagaaccttgtagttaaaagGAGGAGGGCATGTATTATGAAGGAATGAAGCAAACTATAGGGGATGGAGATTACACTACACTTCCAACTCAAATCCTTAGGGAGGAGAGAACGAAGATTTTTTACCTAACAGTTATTCTAGTTTAGATTATAATTCTCTTctatttgttattgtttgcaaTAATTagcttataaaaataaaataattttgaattaatttaaacaaataagtaGAATTAGTATTTTGGTATCAATGTCGATGTTTGTTcaataaaattaaatttaataaattgtTAAATCTAAGAAAGCAGATAAAAAGTTGTTAAAATTAATCTTTATATGTTTTTAAAAGGTGGCCTCAAAATacggaaaaaagaagaagtagcGAGCAAAACTTTTTTTTGGAGGTTTTGTTATGAACCGAAACAAAGAGGAAAAGATAAACTATATTTGTTAAGCCTGGTAGTGTTTCTATTGTCAGATGCGACCGAGGGTTTAGTTTCTATTTGAACTCGCTTGCATAAAATCTTGGGTCCGCCACTGCATCTGTATGCGGGTCGTTTTAGCAACTGTTGGAGGACCTTCCAGGTACATGGTGCATCTACTACACAGGAGTAAGCTAGCTATAACAAGGTCTCAATAAGAACGATAAGGTATGGAAGCGTAACACATGTAGGCAAAATGGCAACTACACACCTAATGTCTTGACATGGACTTGCATAATGGAATGGTTTGCGCGCAATTTGCTTGTAAGGCAGTCCAAATCAAGCTTGTATTTCAGTCATATTGTCCTAATGTAGTTGCCTACTGCTCAAGATCACATATGCAAATGCCCAGAACCAAGCGTCAAGAGAGGCAGCTATTCAAGAAGTTTTGCGATTCATGTTCAAATTGGCCTTCTCAAGGATTATGTCTCTTAGTTCTTTCTGTATAATCAAAGGAGTTCTTTACACATGATTTTGATAATTGGCGCCATGTAATTTCTTTTTTTACACATTTTCATTTTGTGAGACCTCCAAACAcatgttattttattttgattattattaataaaaaacatCACTAAGCACCCAGCCTAATGATATATTAGCTTTAAAAAAAAAGATCAGCAAAATACAGTAAAACTTAATTTGAAAATTACGTTCATTATTGATTATCCCTTTGTTTCCTTTTGCAGACAACAAAAAAGATTAGTGGCAGTGAGAGGGAGGAAGAGATCCGTACAATACTCTTTGTAATTAGTTTTTAGTGATTGGCAACTTAAAATTCGGGAAATAGGCAGGAAACTAACCTCAACGGACTTTTTCTCCACTATTTTTCTATTTGTGCGTGTTATCCTTGTCCTCGATCCTTCCCTATATATACAACTACCAACTGTAGAAtaaaaataatatcgaaatcaaaTTGAcgaaaagaaataaacaaattcAAAAGAAATGGCAAGCATGGCTCTAACACCTACTCTTTCAAAGCTCCAAAATGCGAGAGCTATTATTGGTCATACCCCTTTGAGCTCTAGAGTTTTTCTTGGTGCACCAACTAGACCTTTCCAGGTGATCAATTAATGTTTATATACTAATTTAAGTTAttgtataaataaatttttatattatcagcGATTATTACTATAGTTTGTATTGAAGTTGTACCTATTATAGATCAATTTGTAATTGGATTGATATGTGGGTAACAGGTAGGTAAACGCCACCTAGCGATGGCAATTAAAGAAGAGGCTCGTAACGCAGCTGGAAAAGGAGCTGATGCGGCCAAATGGGCTGGCCAAGAAGCCAAAAACGAGACTGATAATGCTGCTGATGAGGTAATTAATTACTACTAATAATGTCTATATCATCCTTTATTATATATCTGCTAAACATTAATTTGATATGAAAGGCTATGCGGAAGTCGAAGGTAATGGGAGATAAGGTGGCGGATGCAGCACAAGACATGGTTGGAAAAGCAAAAGAAACAGCCCAAGAGGCATGGGGATCTGTTAAGGACACCACACAGAAGATGAAAGAAACAGTGATTGGCAAGGCCGAAGAATCCAAAGAGGCTATCAAAGATAATGTCAACCGCAACATGAACACTAAGAATTGAAAATTTTCTATGCAGAGACATTATCTCTTAAAGTTGAAACCGCAGACACGAGTTTGCTGAGTTTTATATATAGTGAATGTGTAGATTCATTAGAATTTTGCTTCTTTGATAATTCATTCAGGCTTGTGTGCCCTCATATGTAGGTCACTATATGCCTGTGTGTTCGGACTATTTTAATTAGTTATTATACATGAGTTTTGATACCACCACATCTCAAAAGGATGTACAAGAAAGTTAGGATatgaagatatatattttttaaatgcaGTTTTAAGTTACATAAATGTCACAAAATGAATTGCTGACATTTATTTGATACTTAAATCAATATCATAAATTTCACTTTTGAAAATTCCCGAAATTTACATTAATGTCAGCAAATAATTAGTGCCATTTATTTAATTAGTGACATTTATCAAATGTCACCAATTTTGATTTTTAACTCATTCTAATTGCAACATATAAGAAATGTCGGCAGATCATATCCATCCTTGCTACACATATATAGAAATGTCATGCAGATCATACCCATTGTTACACATATAAGGAAATATAGGGAAATTATCTCTAATTAATCGACAGTGTTTTCTTCCTTTTAGATACTAAACAAAATGATAAATTCTAATCTAATACCACAATCATTCACATAATTTCGGCAACAAACCAAAAATAAGGTTAAAAGAAAGTTAGCAGGTGACCGATCTATATATAGAAATTATATAGCAAATTAAATGCTATCACATGAATGTTACAATTTGTGTAGCTTAGGAACTTCCCTCATAAAGGAAAAAATGAGTGAGAAACTTACTtatcgaaaagaagaaaaaacaataataaattcaAGTTTATCAGAATAAAGGAACCACAAATGTGTACATGTCCCGTAAAGTAAGAAAATGGCAAATAAAAGATGCTTGAACGCATATTTGTTTTGTAAATTCAATGCGATAGGAAGGAAAAGTTCCCTTTGTTAAGTTCTAATTTGTACACCAAACATTTTTGACTCAAGGGTAGTGATGATGATTGTCGAATAACTGAAAATTTAGCTGTCAAGTCAAAGGACTGTTAGTGTAGTAACAAATTCACACCAATGAGTATTTTTACACTGGAATTGACTTATAACAAAACAATCAATCATTTGAATTTCGTTGGAAAAAAAGGTAATAACATTCATCACTCTAcattaaattatgaattataacTATGTTTACCCTGGAGTAACAGTTAAATTTGTACGCGATTAAAGAATACATGATTTAATTTAACACGAACGATTTAtgaacaaaaattaattaaagtaaagataagaaaaataatcAAACCGAACATAATAAACAATTCAACCTGGCCTTTTGGATGAACACTGAAAATCGACCTCGATCGAGCCCTCGAGACTGGCTCGGTTGTAACCGAATAATTAAACAGCTGAAAAACAATATGAACAGTAGCTAGAGAACAAAGTGAACTTTTATTGCTTTGGTATGCATATCAATAGTGGTTTTAAAATGAAAAAGTtctctcctttatatagtaggggaatttcaatcatagtacaagtctaaacaaggtaaaaatcttcttttcccAGTAAAGGTTGCTCTGTAGTTGATATCGGGTAGGATTTACTGCATAACATCCGATTGAGGGCGGATATTATGTCTCCCCTCTTATCGTGCTTAACCATTTCTCATTGTCCTTAGTTTCTAACCTTCACTCTGCCGAGACCAGATGTTCAGTATTGTCCGATCCCGGACGCGCCGTTCGTCCTCCCCGGGCTTCGAAACGAAGAACCCTTCGGCTTTACCCGAGGTTGTGTTAGATCGTACATCCCTCTCTTTTCTTTACCGAGAAATCAGGGGTAACATTATTCAGGATTTTACCCGTACACGGATAGTCTTCTCACTTTCCGGAGAGCAGATTTATCAAAGTGACGAGAAGTGATTAGTTGACCCCAGTTCCTTCCTCTATACGCTGTAATCGGGTCGATACACAATGAAACATCCCATCAGTTGtgtcgttctgacttcggacacgtgtcagCTGCCGGTTGACCATCCTCGAATGCGAAACATCACGCATTGTCACACGTCCTTTTTCACCGCGCCACCGTAAAGGGGTGTAGGCGGAGTTTtaccaattaaaggacaattgaaacgaaatttattatttaattcaaagtcgccacttgggatatttatggtatcccaagtcaccggttgaatcccgaatagAGGAAAAGATTGAttatgtattacagtccgcgaaccagaaatccgagtaaggaattctgttaaccaaggagaaggtgttagacattcccgagttccgtgattctagcacggtcgctcaactgtcatattcggcttatttatctgattttaatacatgttgaacctatgtgcaaattttaacttttttaccgcttttattattattattttaacgaGAATTgtaacgtcgtgaaaatacatctcgaaccacgtcgcatcaatgcacccgtggttattgacacatttcaactccgttgaaatttggatttgggtcacataaatgtgcccatcccgaattctaaatgttttatttttaccatttattGAGGTCCCCGCAATTTATGcgtttatttggcgaggctcgtctcatctaTTATTTAAAGGTCAATCCTAAAGAGACTATGATTTTCTACCTTTATTGTCtctaaagataaaagaaaggtcCTAATTAATTAGCATTATTAATAAACCATCATTGAAAGTATTACATCAGAATATCGAATAAAAAGCTTTAGTGAGCACACTAAGATTTTCAGCAGGTTGGGCCTCAAAGGCAGCCCGAAGGAAGGAAAAATTGTCAACTTTAAGAAAGGGGAGGGCTAACTGACGTTGGGCCTTAAGTAGAGTCAGGACCAAGTCCGATTTGAGCAGAAGCAGTCACGTTTAGGCCCTCAATTGATCCCTGATCTCCCACTGATTTTATTTGAATCTTGGCCTACTGATTTTATTCACAACGGCCTAATTATTGGCAAACAAATGATTAATTCTAAATTCAAATTAACATGCCAACTTTCGAGTTCAATTATCCTACGCATAGTCACCTGAGTTATGTAGGGTTGACCAAACATACTGAACTCGTACTCCTAAAACCCATATCAATTTCAGATCGCTACATCCTAAGGATTTCTTTGTATGTGACTTATATCCGCAAATGAACTATCTAATTCatttaaaaaaacaaagaatGCCTGATCTTACACTAGTAGGAGCCCATAATCCATTTTAAAATCAAGTTCCAATCAGTAACTTACTTATCAGGTCTGAATCTACTTAACACTACAACCGATATTTTCTGCTAATTACTCACAATAGTTTGAATTTCCAATTGTGAATACGAATGAAAATCATAGCTCCTAAGAGAAGTTTCCTGTTCtagctatttttaattttttaaaaaaaagttaaactACACAAAAGCAAACTAAACTATACTAAGGCTAATGAATAACCATAGTCCAATAATCCAAACAGTCCAGTTTTAGTTACAAATAAACTCTAGTGAAAGTCTAAGGCCTATATGAAATATAACATGCCTGAGAAATCAACCATAGTTACAAACGAAAATTCTACTGGAATTTTATACTACATGGATCACGAAAGTCATATCAACAGAGATTCATTTAGCATTTTACTTCATGTCCACAAACTCGAGGTTACAGGATATGTACCtggattgaaaaaaaaaacagaacaaAAGAAGGAAGTGCAGTCAGCAGCAGCACAACAGTAATACGAGCAGCAATACAAACAACAATCCACCAACAGCCCAGTAACATATGCAGCAAACCCAGGTGGATTTGAAACCAGTTAAAACCAGAACACTCAAACTTAAACAGCTCAAGCGACCTCAGAAATGAAATCAGAAAAAACACACTACTGCAACACTACACCCAAACTCATCTTAAGCTATCTCGAAACCCGTTTGTATTCAAACTTTGaactcttttctctctcttttcagaTTGCTTTTCTCTTCTAAGGTCTGCCCAAAACAAAAACCCGGACCAGACTCAAAAAGATCCCCCCTTTAAACTGTGTCCAGCTCCTCTCATTTATAGCCCAACTTTTATTAACTTTCCAGCTCTTAGGAGCATTAAACTAATTAAGAAAGTATTTCTGCCATGATATTCCTCAaccactactacatgttttgttctctttttaattcacttgttccccactacccttgtcttttctttatttaattcccttgCTCCCCACTACTATACGTCCCGTTTCAATAATTAATTTACATGTTATGGgtattttttactttaattactCCCAATAAACCTCTCATACTATTATTGATTCTCATCCTACTATTATGGGACAATACACTAGTTTAATGGTTATATTGGTACCTTTACTGGCAGACCACTCTCATTAAccatttcaaacttttcaaatccCAAACTACCTCCTGAATGCCCTAAACTACTATCCTACCTCGGCCCCTTTCAATCTGTACCAaatccatcagctataaccaatctccttAATCAGATAACTAAACTGATTCCTAATTAATCAACAAACTATAGCAGCCATAACCAatttaattcaattcacctaGCAGTTCGAACTCAGAACTCAGATTAGATCAAATAGCAGACTGATGCAAAGCTGCTAAGATGCACATGTACATGGGATTAACTGACTGCATTCACAAttctaaatcaaacttaggcagaAGAATGATCACTGTAAACGTACTGAATCGACAAACAAACTGAACTCATGTgcaaaatgatgaacaacaaagaaaaggGAACCAAACATCGCATGAAATGAAGGAATTCGAACCAATATTCATAGTTCTAAACTAGCCTTAAACACAAATTGTAGGGACCCTGAGGATATACTGAATGGAACCCTATGGctgaaaacaaaacaaacgacaCCAAACAACTTGATGAGAACTACTAAACTACAGACATGAACGGATTAATCGACGAAACTGTTTATAACACATGTTAATCAACAGAAGGAAACTGGACCAAGAAAAGGGTCTGAAAGAGTAGGAAGAACTACTTGACGAAAATGACGAActactcagtcaaaaataaaacaaacaacagaaggaaaaggaaaacaaaaggaaataccTCAAAACTTCTAGGCCAAACCCCATCCGTTTCAGTTTGAAATTCGTCTTGAGACTTTGAAgccaaaacggaccttaatcgagtgttctcgactgagaacacttgACTAAAGTCGGTTAAGACCTCAAATCTTTTGGATCGATTCCTAGGTTTTGTTCTTCTAGGGCTCGTTCAGTCGATTTAGGATTCGTCCAGTTCCGGCTTGATTTGAGCAAGACTAACATAGGATTTGGGACGAGGGGGGGTCAGGTGGAGCTGGGGTGTGAGCCTGGGACTAGTTgggtaggtttagggttttgctcgaatcttcgattgaagattcgagacaaaccgggatgattcgaggttaaaggggtagggatttgtgttgagggtggttaggaggttcagTGGTGTGAATTTCACGGCCATCAGATCTGGCGCCGCCAGGTTTTCAGGCGAAGGgaacgagggcggctagggtttaggggGGGTCTCTGAAGGGTCTAGGTTAGAGACGAAGGCGGATGGGGTATGGCTTTGGGGGGCGGGGGTATGGTTTGGACTTATATATGGGGGCAAGCGATTTGATCCTAGCCGTTAGATCAAttgagatcaacggcttggatcaacTCACTTAAAAAAGACCGTGTCGTTTGGTTTTTATGAGGGGATCGGGTTAGGCCGGGTATTGGAGGGACGGGTCAGGGTCGGGTTGGGTCAAGGCTTGGGGACCCTTTGATCaactgagatcaacgacccagattgaGCGTtactaaacgacgtcgtttgatttgTCTCTGAAACCAGCCggtttggggtgtgacattgGTCCTGaaactttcttttaaaaaccaCCCCAGTCCGATTTTtaactcttcttctcttgttccttctttcttcttttattttctttttgatttctaATTACCAAAACTCAAAATTAACTTTAAAGAATACTAATTAatccttaataataattatcacaca is drawn from Nicotiana tabacum cultivar K326 chromosome 22, ASM71507v2, whole genome shotgun sequence and contains these coding sequences:
- the LOC107796800 gene encoding uncharacterized protein LOC107796800, whose product is MASMALTPTLSKLQNARAIIGHTPLSSRVFLGAPTRPFQVGKRHLAMAIKEEARNAAGKGADAAKWAGQEAKNETDNAADEAMRKSKVMGDKVADAAQDMVGKAKETAQEAWGSVKDTTQKMKETVIGKAEESKEAIKDNVNRNMNTKN